The following are encoded in a window of Lagenorhynchus albirostris chromosome 3, mLagAlb1.1, whole genome shotgun sequence genomic DNA:
- the WNT9A gene encoding protein Wnt-9a, with the protein MLDGPLLARWLAAAFALTLLLAALRPSAAYFGLTGSEPLTILPLTLEPEAAAQAHYKACDRLKLERKQRRMCRRDPGVAETLVEAVSMSALECQYQFRFERWNCTLEGRYRASLLKRGFKETAFLYAISSAGLTHALAKACSAGRMERCTCDEAPDLENREAWQWGGCGDNLKYSSKFVKEFLGRRSSKDLRARVDFHNNLVGVKVIKAGVETTCKCHGVSGSCTVRTCWRQLAPFHEVGKRLKHKYETALKVGSTTNEATGEAGAISPPRGRATGTGGGDPLPRTPELVHLDDSPSFCLAGRFSPGTAGRRCHREKNCESICCGRGHNTQSRVVTRPCQCQVRWCCYVECRQCTQREEVYTCKG; encoded by the exons ATGCTGGATGGGCCCCTGCTGGCGCGCTGGCTGGCCGCGGCCTTCGCGCTGACGCTGCTGCTCGCCGCGCTGCGCCCCTCGGCCGCCTACTTCGG GCTGACGGGCAGTGAGCCCCTGACCATCCTCCCGCTGACCCTGGAGCCGGAAGCAGCTGCCCAGGCACACTACAAGGCCTGCGACCGGCTGAAGCTGGAGCGCAAGCAGCGGCGCATGTGCCGCCGGGACCCCGGTGTGGCTGAGACGCTGGTGGAAGCGGTCAGCATGAGTGCTCTCGAGTGCCAGTACCAGTTCCGGTTTGAGCGCTGGAACTGTACGTTGGAGGGTCGCTACCGGGCCAGTCTGCTCAAGCGAG GCTTCAAGGAGACAGCCTTCCTTTACGCCATCTCCTCTGCTGGCCTGACGCATGCACTGGCCAAGGCGTGCAGTGCAGGCCGCATGGAGCGCTGCACTTGTGATGAGGCCCCTGACTTGGAGAACCGAGAGGCCTGGCAGTGGGGTGGCTGCGGGGACAATCTCAAGTACAGCAGCAAGTTCGTCAAGGAGTTCCTGGGTCGGCGGTCTAGCAAGGATCTGCGAGCCCGTGTGGATTTCCACAACAACCTCGTGGGTGTGAAG gTGATCAAGGCTGGGGTGGAGACCACATGCAAGTGCCACGGCGTGTCAGGCTCGTGCACCGTGCGGACGTGCTGGCGGCAGCTGGCGCCTTTCCATGAGGTGGGCAAGCGCCTGAAGCACAAGTACGAGACAGCGCTCAAGGTGGGCAGCACCACCAATGAGGCCACTGGCGAGGCCGGCGCCATCTCACCACCGCGGGGCCGGGCCACAGGGACGGGTGGTGGCGACCCACTGCCCCGCACTCCGGAGCTGGTGCACCTGGACGACTCACCCAGCTTCTGCCTGGCCGGCCGCTTCTCCCCAGGCACTGCCGGCCGCAGGTGCCACCGTGAGAAGAACTGCGAGAGTATCTGCTGCGGGCGTGGTCACAACACACAGAGTCGGGTGGTGACCCGGCCTTGCCAGTGCCAGGTGCGCTGGTGCTGCTATGTGGAGTGCAGGCAGTGCACCCAGCGCGAGGAAGTCTACACCTGCAAGGGCTGA